The following are from one region of the Streptomyces changanensis genome:
- a CDS encoding aspartate-semialdehyde dehydrogenase, giving the protein MKVGIVGATGQVGTVMRSILTERDFPVEELRLFASARSAGTVLDGVTVEDAATADYTGLDIVLFSAGGATSRALAEKVASQGAVVIDNSSAWRRDPEVPLVVSEVNPHAVKDRPKGIIANPNCTTMAAMPVLKPLHQEAGLTALVATTYQAVSGSGLAGVAELDGQVRAVADRATELTHDGAAVAYPEPGVYKRPIAFNVLPLAGSIVDDGSFETDEEQKLRHESRKILEIPDLKVSGTCVRVPVFSGHSLQVNARFARPISVERAHELLGDAEGVELSEIPTPLQAAGKDASYVGRIRVDETVENGLALFLSGDNLRKGAALNAVQIAELVAAELRG; this is encoded by the coding sequence GTGAAGGTCGGAATCGTCGGAGCCACCGGTCAGGTCGGCACGGTCATGCGCAGCATCCTCACGGAGCGGGACTTCCCGGTCGAGGAGCTGCGGCTGTTCGCCTCCGCCCGGTCGGCGGGCACCGTCCTGGACGGCGTGACCGTCGAGGACGCCGCCACGGCCGACTACACCGGCCTCGACATCGTGCTGTTCTCCGCCGGCGGCGCCACCTCCCGGGCCCTCGCGGAGAAGGTCGCCTCGCAGGGCGCCGTCGTCATCGACAACTCCTCCGCGTGGCGGCGCGACCCCGAGGTGCCGCTGGTCGTCTCCGAGGTGAACCCGCACGCGGTCAAGGACCGCCCCAAGGGGATCATCGCCAACCCGAACTGCACCACCATGGCCGCCATGCCGGTGCTGAAGCCGCTGCACCAGGAGGCGGGGCTGACCGCCCTGGTCGCCACCACCTACCAGGCCGTCTCGGGCTCGGGCCTGGCCGGCGTGGCCGAGCTGGACGGCCAGGTCAGGGCCGTCGCCGACCGCGCCACGGAGCTCACCCACGACGGCGCGGCCGTGGCGTACCCGGAGCCCGGCGTGTACAAGCGCCCCATCGCCTTCAACGTGCTGCCGCTGGCCGGCTCGATCGTCGACGACGGCTCCTTCGAGACGGACGAGGAGCAGAAGCTCCGCCACGAGTCCCGCAAGATCCTGGAGATCCCCGACCTCAAGGTCTCCGGCACCTGCGTGCGCGTCCCGGTCTTCTCCGGCCACTCCCTCCAGGTCAACGCCCGCTTCGCGCGTCCGATCAGCGTGGAGCGCGCCCACGAGCTGCTCGGCGACGCCGAGGGCGTGGAGCTCTCCGAGATCCCGACGCCGCTCCAGGCGGCCGGCAAGGACGCCTCGTACGTGGGCCGCATCCGCGTCGACGAGACGGTCGAGAACGGTCTGGCGCTGTTCCTGTCCGGCGACAACCTCCGCAAGGGCGCCGCGCTGAACGCCGTGCAGATCGCCGAGCTGGTCGCAGCTGAGCTGCGGGGCTGA
- the pepN gene encoding aminopeptidase N, translating into MPGTNLTREEAQRRAALLTVDAYEIDLDLSGAQEGGTYRSVTSVRFESAEDDAQTFIDLVAPAVHEVVLNGRHLDVASVFRDSRITLKHLRRGTNELRVVADCAYTNTGEGLHRFVDPVDDQAYLYTQFEVPDARRVFASFEQPDLKATFRFTVKAPAGWTVISNSPTPEPQDDVWAFEPTPRMSTYVTALIVGPYHAVHSTYEGPGGQVVPLGVYCRPSLAEFLDADAIFEVTRQGFDWFQEKFDYAYPFAKYDQLFVPEFNAGAMENAGAVTIRDQYVFRSKVTDAAYEVRAETILHELAHMWFGDLVTMEWWNDLWLNESFATYTSIACQAAAPGSRWPHSWTTFANSMKTWAYRQDQLPSTHPIMAEIRDLDDVLVNFDGITYAKGASVLKQLVAYVGTDAFFQGVQAYFKRHAFGNTRLSDLLGALEETSGRDLRHWSKKWLETAGINILRPVVDTGSDGLITSFAVKQEAPALPAGAQGEPVLRPHRIAIGLYDLDDAGKLVRTERVELDVDGELTGVEALVGKRRPAVVLLNDDDLSYAKVRLDEESLRNVVAHLGDFTESLPRALCWASAWDMTRDGELATRAYLDLVLSGIAKETDIGVVQTLHRQVKLALDLYAAPQWREAGLTRWTEATLEHLRAAAPGSDHQLAWARAFAATARTDEQLDLLNALLDGTETVEGLEVDTELRWAFVERLAATGRFGAAEIAAEHERDRTAAGERHAATAMAARPTAEAKAEAWASVVESDKLPNAVQEAVIGGFVQTDQRELLAPYTERFFTVVKDVWESRSHEMAQQIAVGLYPSLQVSEATLAATDAWLADAEPSAALRRLVSESRAGVERALKAQAADK; encoded by the coding sequence GTGCCTGGCACGAACCTGACCCGCGAAGAGGCGCAGCGGCGCGCGGCGCTGCTGACCGTGGACGCGTACGAGATCGACCTGGATCTCAGCGGCGCGCAGGAGGGCGGCACCTACCGGTCCGTGACCTCGGTGCGCTTCGAGTCCGCCGAGGACGACGCGCAGACGTTCATCGACCTGGTGGCGCCCGCCGTCCACGAGGTGGTGCTCAACGGGCGGCACCTCGACGTGGCGTCCGTCTTCCGGGACTCCCGGATCACGCTGAAGCACCTGCGCCGGGGCACGAACGAGCTGCGGGTCGTCGCGGACTGCGCGTACACCAACACCGGCGAGGGCCTGCACCGGTTCGTCGACCCGGTCGACGACCAGGCGTACCTCTACACCCAGTTCGAGGTGCCGGACGCGCGGCGGGTGTTCGCCAGCTTCGAGCAGCCGGACCTGAAGGCGACGTTCCGGTTCACCGTGAAGGCGCCGGCCGGGTGGACGGTCATCTCGAACTCGCCGACCCCGGAGCCGCAGGACGACGTCTGGGCCTTCGAGCCGACGCCGCGCATGTCGACGTACGTGACGGCGCTCATCGTCGGCCCGTACCACGCCGTGCACTCGACGTACGAGGGCCCGGGCGGGCAGGTCGTGCCGCTGGGCGTGTACTGCCGGCCGTCGCTCGCGGAGTTCCTGGACGCGGACGCCATCTTCGAGGTCACCCGGCAGGGCTTCGACTGGTTCCAGGAGAAGTTCGACTACGCGTACCCCTTCGCCAAGTACGACCAGCTGTTCGTGCCGGAGTTCAACGCCGGCGCGATGGAGAACGCGGGCGCGGTGACCATCCGCGACCAGTACGTGTTCCGGTCGAAGGTGACGGACGCGGCGTACGAGGTGCGCGCGGAGACGATCCTGCACGAGCTGGCCCACATGTGGTTCGGCGACCTCGTGACCATGGAGTGGTGGAACGACCTCTGGCTGAACGAGTCGTTCGCCACGTACACGTCGATCGCCTGCCAGGCCGCCGCGCCCGGCTCGCGCTGGCCCCACTCGTGGACCACGTTCGCGAACTCGATGAAGACCTGGGCGTACCGGCAGGACCAGCTGCCGTCCACGCACCCGATCATGGCGGAGATCCGCGACCTCGACGACGTCCTGGTCAACTTCGACGGCATCACGTACGCCAAGGGCGCGTCGGTGCTCAAGCAGCTCGTCGCCTACGTCGGCACGGACGCCTTCTTCCAGGGCGTGCAGGCGTACTTCAAGCGCCACGCGTTCGGCAACACCCGCCTGTCGGACCTGCTGGGCGCGCTGGAGGAGACCTCCGGCCGCGACCTGCGGCACTGGTCGAAGAAGTGGCTGGAGACGGCCGGCATCAACATCCTCCGCCCGGTCGTGGACACCGGCTCCGACGGCCTCATCACGTCGTTCGCGGTGAAGCAGGAGGCCCCGGCCCTGCCCGCCGGCGCCCAGGGCGAGCCGGTCCTGCGGCCCCACCGCATCGCCATCGGCCTGTACGACCTGGACGACGCGGGCAAGCTGGTGCGCACCGAGCGGGTCGAGCTGGACGTCGACGGCGAGCTGACCGGCGTCGAGGCGCTCGTCGGCAAGCGCCGGCCGGCGGTCGTGCTGCTCAACGACGACGACCTGTCGTACGCCAAGGTGCGGCTCGACGAGGAGTCGCTGCGCAACGTCGTGGCGCACCTGGGCGACTTCACCGAGTCGCTGCCGCGCGCCCTGTGCTGGGCCTCCGCCTGGGACATGACCCGCGACGGCGAGCTCGCCACCCGCGCGTACCTGGACCTGGTGCTGTCGGGCATCGCCAAGGAGACGGACATCGGCGTCGTCCAGACGCTGCACCGGCAGGTCAAGCTCGCGCTCGACCTGTACGCGGCGCCGCAGTGGCGCGAGGCCGGGCTGACCCGCTGGACGGAGGCGACCCTGGAGCACCTGCGGGCGGCCGCGCCGGGCAGCGACCACCAGCTGGCGTGGGCCCGCGCCTTCGCGGCGACCGCCCGCACGGACGAGCAGCTCGACCTGCTGAACGCCCTGCTGGACGGCACCGAGACGGTCGAGGGCCTGGAGGTCGACACCGAGCTGCGCTGGGCGTTCGTCGAGCGGCTCGCGGCGACGGGCCGGTTCGGCGCGGCGGAGATCGCCGCCGAGCACGAGCGGGACCGCACCGCGGCCGGTGAGCGGCACGCCGCCACCGCCATGGCCGCCCGGCCCACGGCGGAGGCCAAGGCGGAGGCATGGGCGTCGGTCGTCGAGTCGGACAAGCTGCCGAACGCCGTGCAGGAGGCCGTGATCGGCGGGTTCGTCCAGACCGACCAGCGTGAGCTGCTCGCCCCGTACACGGAGCGGTTCTTCACCGTCGTCAAGGACGTGTGGGAGTCGCGCTCGCACGAGATGGCCCAGCAGATCGCCGTCGGTCTGTACCCGTCGCTCCAGGTGTCCGAGGCCACCCTCGCCGCCACGGACGCGTGGCTGGCGGACGCGGAGCCCAGCGCGGCGCTGCGCCGGCTGGTCTCCGAGTCCCGCGCGGGCGTCGAGCGCGCGCTGAAGGCGCAGGCGGCCGACAAGTAG
- a CDS encoding EamA family transporter, translated as MPSRAAVVAVTALAPVSWGTTYAVTTEFLPPDRPLFTGLVRALPAGLALLALTRTLPRGAWWWRSAVLGALNIGAFFPLLFLAAYRLPGGVAAVVGSVGPLFVVGLAALLLGERPTVRALSAATAAAFGVSLVVLTAGAAFDWVGVVAGLASSASMSVGTVLTKRWGRPAGTGPLAMTGWQLTAGGLVIAPVAFLVEGAPPALDGGALLGYAYLALANTAVAYWLWFRGIGRLSATSVTLLGPLSPLTAAVVGWVALGQSLGPVQLVGMAVAFAATVAGQIAPRPVRPFSSTEQTGQTDRKVSMDLTVPAARR; from the coding sequence ATGCCGTCCCGCGCCGCCGTCGTCGCCGTGACCGCGCTCGCCCCGGTGTCCTGGGGCACCACCTACGCCGTGACGACCGAGTTCCTTCCGCCCGACCGGCCGCTGTTCACCGGGCTCGTGCGGGCCCTGCCCGCCGGGCTCGCCCTCCTCGCCCTCACCCGCACGCTCCCGCGCGGTGCCTGGTGGTGGCGGTCCGCCGTGCTGGGCGCGCTGAACATCGGTGCCTTCTTCCCGCTGCTCTTCCTCGCCGCGTACCGGCTGCCGGGCGGGGTCGCCGCGGTGGTGGGCTCGGTCGGGCCGCTGTTCGTGGTCGGTCTGGCGGCGCTGCTGCTGGGCGAACGGCCCACGGTCCGGGCCCTGTCCGCGGCGACCGCGGCGGCCTTCGGGGTGAGCCTCGTGGTCCTCACGGCGGGCGCCGCATTCGACTGGGTCGGTGTGGTGGCCGGGCTCGCCTCGTCGGCGTCCATGTCCGTCGGCACGGTCCTCACCAAGCGGTGGGGCCGGCCCGCGGGGACCGGACCGCTCGCCATGACCGGGTGGCAGCTCACCGCGGGCGGGCTCGTCATCGCCCCGGTCGCCTTCCTGGTCGAGGGGGCGCCGCCCGCGCTCGACGGGGGCGCGCTCCTCGGCTACGCCTACCTGGCCCTGGCGAACACCGCGGTCGCCTACTGGCTCTGGTTCCGCGGCATCGGGCGCCTCTCCGCCACGTCCGTGACCCTGCTCGGGCCGCTCTCGCCGCTCACCGCCGCCGTCGTGGGCTGGGTGGCGCTCGGGCAGTCCCTCGGCCCGGTGCAACTGGTCGGCATGGCCGTGGCGTTCGCGGCGACCGTGGCCGGGCAGATCGCACCGCGCCCCGTGCGACCGTTCAGCTCCACTGAACAGACTGGACAGACCGATCGAAAAGTTTCGATGGACCTCACCGTTCCGGCGGCGCGACGGTAG
- a CDS encoding MarR family winged helix-turn-helix transcriptional regulator gives MNASPTPTPAPDAPAGTGAPADPGAPAGTGPTVEPADAVDAVDAITAQWAVVRPDLETLPMAVFGRVYRLAHAMGERMDRAYAPFGVSRGEFDVLATLRRSGEPYTLSPRQLSDTLMLTTGGMTGRLDKLERAGLLSRSPDPHDRRALRVTLSDRGREVVDGAVTAGLAVQREALEAALDEREAEELAVLLRRLLGTTAG, from the coding sequence ATGAACGCGAGCCCCACCCCCACGCCGGCCCCCGACGCCCCCGCGGGCACCGGCGCCCCCGCGGACCCCGGCGCCCCCGCGGGCACCGGCCCCACCGTGGAACCCGCCGACGCGGTCGACGCGGTCGACGCGATCACCGCCCAGTGGGCGGTCGTGCGCCCCGACCTGGAGACGCTGCCGATGGCCGTCTTCGGCCGGGTGTACCGGCTGGCGCACGCGATGGGCGAGCGGATGGACCGCGCCTACGCGCCCTTCGGCGTCTCACGCGGCGAGTTCGACGTGCTGGCGACGCTGCGCCGTTCCGGGGAGCCGTACACGCTGTCCCCGCGCCAGCTGTCGGACACGCTGATGCTGACGACCGGCGGCATGACGGGCCGGCTGGACAAGCTGGAGCGGGCCGGGCTGCTCAGCCGCAGCCCCGACCCGCACGACCGGCGCGCCCTGCGGGTGACCCTCAGCGACCGGGGTCGGGAGGTCGTGGACGGGGCGGTGACGGCCGGTCTGGCCGTGCAGCGCGAGGCGCTGGAGGCGGCGCTCGACGAACGGGAGGCCGAGGAGCTGGCCGTGCTGCTGCGCCGGCTGCTCGGCACGACGGCCGGATAG
- the malQ gene encoding 4-alpha-glucanotransferase — protein MTLARLASLHGVATAYSPSPGTTVPVPEATVVTVLGALDVDATTPAAVRASLAAAEEAAAARLLPPTVVVWQGDEPSGTPRPLAALPAGSTLRVTLEGGSAAASPVPWDDLPPGIHTLEARAPDGRTGHAALVVAPPRVPRPAAPCHGVLVQLYSLLSTRSWGMGDLGDLRELADWAGRSLGSGFVQVNPLHAAVPGTPTDPSPYRPSSRRFPDPVHLRVEDVPEYAYVTGAARAELDALAGRAGELRDGVLRKGELIDRDAVWVLKRRALEIVADVPLGPGRKAAFDAFRAAQGQALEDHATWCALVERYGADRAPWPRGLHDPRSAATARAREELADRVAFHRWLVWLTDGQLAAASRAARDAGMAVGVVHDLAVGVHPDGADAWALGDAYARGMSVGAPPDAFNARGQDWGLPPWRPDALAASGYAPYRELLRSLLRHAGALRIDHVMGLFRLWWVPAGLPPTEGTYVRYDADAMLAVLVLEAHRAGAAVIGEDLGTVEPGVRDALERRGVCGTSVLWFERDWEGDRRPLPPEAWREDCVATATTHDLPSTAARLSGEHVDLRHRLGLLTRPLAEERAEDARDVAEWLAYLRGLGLLDADAGRDEEAEVRAVYRFLRRTPARMTGVWLPDAVGDRRPQNLPGTWDQYPNWRLPLAGADGRPLTLEELAASPRLHALMAELDAAGASERRPTAPPGARGD, from the coding sequence ATGACCCTCGCCCGGCTCGCATCGCTGCACGGAGTGGCCACGGCCTACTCCCCGTCCCCGGGCACCACGGTCCCGGTCCCCGAAGCGACCGTGGTCACCGTCCTCGGGGCGCTCGACGTCGACGCCACCACCCCCGCGGCGGTCCGCGCGTCGCTCGCGGCCGCCGAGGAGGCGGCCGCCGCGCGGCTGCTGCCGCCCACGGTGGTGGTGTGGCAGGGCGACGAGCCGTCGGGAACCCCCCGGCCGCTCGCCGCCCTCCCGGCGGGCAGCACGCTCCGCGTCACGCTGGAGGGCGGCTCCGCCGCCGCGTCCCCCGTCCCGTGGGACGACCTGCCGCCCGGGATCCACACCCTGGAGGCGCGGGCGCCGGACGGGCGGACCGGGCACGCCGCCCTCGTCGTGGCACCCCCGCGGGTGCCGCGCCCCGCCGCGCCCTGCCACGGCGTGCTCGTCCAGCTCTACTCGCTGCTGTCCACCCGCTCCTGGGGCATGGGCGACCTCGGCGACCTGCGCGAGCTCGCCGACTGGGCGGGCCGCTCGCTCGGCTCGGGCTTCGTCCAGGTCAACCCCCTGCACGCCGCCGTCCCCGGCACACCGACCGACCCGTCCCCCTACCGTCCCTCCTCGCGCCGCTTCCCGGACCCGGTCCACCTGCGGGTGGAGGACGTGCCGGAGTACGCCTACGTCACCGGGGCCGCCCGCGCCGAGCTCGACGCGCTCGCCGGGCGGGCCGGGGAGCTGCGCGACGGCGTCCTGCGCAAGGGCGAGCTGATCGACCGGGACGCGGTGTGGGTCCTGAAGCGGCGCGCCCTGGAGATCGTCGCCGACGTGCCGCTGGGCCCCGGCCGGAAGGCCGCGTTCGACGCCTTCCGCGCCGCGCAGGGGCAGGCCCTGGAGGACCACGCCACCTGGTGCGCGCTAGTCGAGCGGTACGGCGCCGACCGCGCCCCGTGGCCGCGGGGGCTGCACGACCCCCGGTCCGCCGCCACCGCCCGGGCCCGCGAGGAGCTGGCCGACCGCGTCGCCTTCCACCGGTGGCTGGTCTGGCTCACCGACGGCCAGCTGGCCGCCGCGTCACGGGCCGCCCGCGACGCCGGCATGGCCGTGGGCGTCGTGCACGACCTGGCCGTCGGCGTCCACCCCGACGGCGCCGACGCCTGGGCGCTGGGCGACGCGTACGCGCGCGGCATGTCGGTCGGCGCCCCGCCGGACGCCTTCAACGCCCGCGGCCAGGACTGGGGACTGCCCCCCTGGCGCCCCGACGCCCTCGCCGCGTCCGGCTACGCTCCCTACCGCGAGCTGCTGCGATCGCTGCTGCGACACGCGGGCGCGCTGCGCATCGACCACGTCATGGGCCTGTTCCGGCTGTGGTGGGTGCCGGCGGGGCTGCCGCCCACGGAGGGCACGTACGTGCGCTACGACGCCGACGCCATGCTCGCCGTCCTCGTCCTGGAGGCCCACCGCGCGGGCGCCGCCGTGATCGGCGAGGACCTCGGCACGGTCGAGCCGGGCGTCCGGGACGCGCTGGAGCGCCGGGGCGTGTGCGGCACGTCCGTCCTGTGGTTCGAACGCGACTGGGAGGGCGACCGGCGCCCCCTGCCCCCTGAGGCGTGGCGGGAGGACTGCGTCGCCACGGCCACCACGCACGACCTGCCGTCCACGGCGGCCCGGCTGAGCGGCGAACACGTGGACCTGCGCCACCGACTGGGCCTGCTGACCCGGCCGCTGGCGGAGGAGCGCGCCGAGGACGCCCGGGACGTCGCCGAGTGGCTGGCGTACCTGCGCGGGCTCGGCCTGCTGGACGCGGACGCCGGGCGGGACGAGGAGGCCGAGGTCCGCGCCGTGTACCGCTTCCTGCGCCGCACGCCGGCCCGGATGACGGGGGTGTGGCTGCCGGACGCGGTGGGGGACCGGCGCCCCCAGAACCTGCCCGGCACCTGGGACCAGTACCCGAACTGGCGGCTGCCCCTCGCCGGCGCGGACGGTCGCCCGCTCACCCTGGAGGAGCTCGCCGCCTCGCCGCGGCTGCACGCCCTCATGGCGGAGCTGGACGCCGCCGGCGCCTCGGAGCGGCGTCCTACGGCACCCCCGGGCGCGCGGGGCGACTAG
- a CDS encoding beta-N-acetylglucosaminidase domain-containing protein, whose translation MQFGQLAQFGRGKGTATAIAVAVLGGLLGGAPGALAAPGGPGAPAAAAPDRDAGAAPPAVWPRPQSLRAAGGAVRLGDEVTLVADASADPYAVAALEDVLRAAGVRRVLRAGPQGPAGARGPVVWWGGDGAQSVLRALRVPERGDLPAGGYRLATGRYQGRDAVAADGVGPDGLFHAVQTLRQLVAADRTVPGVVVRDWPGTAVRGLAEGFYGRPWSHDQRLAQLDFMGRTKQNRYLYAPGDDPYRQAQWRDPYPAAQRAEFRRLAERARRNHVTLAWAVAPAQSMCLASDDDLAALKRKVDAMYALGVRAFQLQFQDAGYDEWHCSRDADAFGGGPEGAARAHARVASELSRHLTAHHPDAAPLSLMPTEYYQDGATDYRTTLADTLDARVQVAWTGVGVVPRTISGGELAEARDVFRHPLVTMDNYPVNDYAQDRIFLGPYTGREPAVAAGSAALLANGMEQASASRVPVFTAADFAWNPRGYRPQESWRAALDDLAGGDPTARRALGALAGNDASSLLDPSGESAYLRPLLTGFWHTRTSAGVPAATRDRAARQLRAAFTVMREAPDALTAPADGRFDDEVRPWLEQLARYGRAGERAVDMLQAQARGDGAAAWKAQLELESLRRDLAASPAKVGQGVLDPFLKRALDAAAEWTGASRSTGEPYRTATSYTVDLGRVRPLEAVTALTGPGTGSGADSGSGPGAGSGSGSGSVDVHVPGEGWRRLGALSPTGWTQTPAAGVRADAVRVSWPQGAPEPPVRSLVPWFADQPQAALELPRAETDAVIGGGPQRVDALLSAQRPGAVRGALTVRAPKGVTVTVPALTAVPRGTAAKVPVTVTVPATTPVGTYEVRLAFAGEERTLTVRAYPRTGGPDLTRTGTATSSGDETPDFPAPAALDGDPETRWSSPAEDGAWWQVELARPARVGQVVLHWQDAYATRYRVQVSADGRTWRTAATVREGRGGRETVRFDAPGTRYLRIQGEERATKYGYSLYAVEAYAVAETARPPAARKGAPAAGDAAGRPGGAGAAR comes from the coding sequence GTGCAGTTCGGTCAGCTCGCGCAGTTCGGACGCGGCAAGGGCACGGCGACCGCCATCGCGGTCGCCGTGCTCGGCGGTCTGCTCGGCGGCGCGCCCGGCGCCCTGGCCGCCCCCGGCGGGCCCGGCGCCCCCGCGGCGGCGGCGCCCGACCGCGACGCCGGGGCGGCGCCGCCCGCCGTGTGGCCCCGGCCGCAGTCCCTGCGGGCCGCGGGCGGTGCCGTGCGCCTCGGGGACGAGGTGACGCTCGTCGCGGACGCGTCCGCCGACCCCTACGCCGTGGCCGCCCTGGAGGACGTCCTGCGGGCCGCCGGTGTGCGGAGGGTGCTGCGCGCCGGGCCGCAGGGTCCGGCGGGCGCCCGCGGGCCGGTGGTGTGGTGGGGCGGGGACGGCGCGCAGAGCGTGCTGCGCGCCCTGCGGGTGCCCGAGCGCGGGGACCTGCCCGCCGGCGGCTACCGGCTCGCGACCGGTCGGTACCAGGGCCGGGACGCCGTCGCGGCGGACGGCGTCGGTCCGGACGGGCTGTTCCACGCCGTGCAGACCCTCCGCCAGCTGGTGGCGGCGGACCGCACCGTGCCCGGCGTCGTCGTCCGCGACTGGCCCGGCACAGCCGTGCGCGGCCTGGCGGAGGGCTTCTACGGCCGGCCCTGGAGCCACGACCAGCGGCTCGCCCAGCTCGACTTCATGGGCCGCACCAAGCAGAACCGGTACCTCTACGCCCCTGGTGACGACCCGTACCGGCAGGCCCAGTGGCGCGACCCCTACCCGGCGGCGCAGCGGGCGGAGTTCCGCCGGCTCGCCGAGCGGGCCCGGCGCAACCACGTGACCCTGGCGTGGGCGGTGGCGCCCGCCCAGTCCATGTGCCTGGCCTCGGACGACGACCTGGCGGCGCTCAAGCGCAAGGTCGACGCCATGTACGCCCTCGGGGTGCGCGCCTTCCAGCTGCAGTTCCAGGACGCCGGGTACGACGAGTGGCACTGCTCGCGGGACGCGGACGCCTTCGGCGGCGGCCCCGAGGGCGCGGCGCGGGCGCACGCCCGCGTGGCGAGCGAACTGTCCCGGCACCTCACGGCGCACCACCCGGACGCCGCGCCGCTGTCGCTGATGCCGACCGAGTACTACCAGGACGGCGCCACCGACTACCGCACGACGCTCGCCGACACCCTCGACGCGCGCGTCCAGGTGGCGTGGACGGGCGTCGGCGTCGTGCCGCGCACCATCAGCGGCGGCGAACTGGCCGAGGCCCGCGACGTGTTCCGGCACCCGCTGGTCACCATGGACAACTACCCGGTCAACGACTACGCGCAGGACCGTATCTTCCTCGGCCCGTACACCGGCCGCGAGCCGGCCGTGGCGGCCGGGTCGGCGGCGCTCCTCGCCAACGGCATGGAGCAGGCGTCCGCCTCCCGCGTCCCCGTCTTCACCGCCGCGGACTTCGCGTGGAACCCGCGCGGTTACCGCCCGCAGGAGTCCTGGCGGGCCGCGCTGGACGACCTGGCGGGCGGCGACCCGACGGCCCGTCGGGCCCTGGGCGCGCTGGCCGGCAACGACGCCTCGTCGCTGCTGGACCCGTCCGGCGAGTCGGCGTACCTGCGCCCGCTGCTGACCGGCTTCTGGCACACCCGCACCTCGGCGGGCGTCCCCGCCGCCACCCGCGACCGGGCCGCCCGGCAGCTGCGGGCGGCGTTCACGGTGATGCGGGAGGCCCCGGACGCGCTGACCGCCCCTGCCGACGGACGGTTCGACGACGAGGTGCGGCCGTGGCTGGAGCAGCTCGCCCGGTACGGCCGGGCCGGTGAGAGGGCCGTCGACATGCTCCAGGCGCAGGCGCGCGGCGACGGCGCCGCCGCCTGGAAGGCCCAGCTGGAGCTGGAGTCGCTGCGCCGGGACCTGGCGGCGAGCCCCGCGAAGGTGGGGCAGGGCGTCCTCGACCCGTTCCTGAAGCGGGCCCTCGACGCGGCGGCCGAGTGGACCGGGGCGTCCCGCTCCACCGGGGAGCCGTACCGCACGGCCACCTCGTACACGGTGGACCTCGGCCGGGTGCGGCCCCTGGAGGCGGTGACCGCGCTGACCGGGCCCGGCACGGGCTCGGGAGCGGACTCGGGCTCCGGCCCGGGAGCAGGCTCCGGCTCCGGCTCCGGCAGTGTCGACGTGCACGTCCCCGGCGAGGGGTGGCGCCGGCTCGGCGCCCTGTCGCCCACGGGCTGGACGCAGACGCCCGCCGCCGGGGTCCGCGCCGACGCGGTCCGCGTGTCCTGGCCGCAGGGCGCGCCGGAGCCGCCCGTGCGCTCCCTGGTGCCGTGGTTCGCGGACCAGCCGCAGGCCGCTCTGGAGCTGCCGCGCGCCGAGACGGACGCCGTGATCGGCGGCGGCCCCCAGCGGGTCGACGCGCTCCTCTCCGCGCAGCGCCCCGGGGCCGTCCGCGGGGCGCTCACGGTCCGGGCGCCGAAGGGCGTCACGGTGACCGTCCCCGCGCTGACGGCCGTGCCGCGCGGCACGGCCGCGAAGGTGCCCGTGACGGTCACCGTCCCGGCGACCACCCCGGTCGGCACGTACGAGGTGCGGCTCGCCTTCGCCGGCGAGGAACGCACGCTGACCGTGCGCGCCTACCCGCGCACCGGCGGCCCCGACCTGACCCGTACCGGCACGGCGACCTCCTCGGGTGACGAGACGCCCGACTTCCCCGCCCCGGCGGCGCTCGACGGCGACCCGGAGACCCGCTGGTCCTCCCCGGCGGAGGACGGCGCGTGGTGGCAGGTCGAACTGGCCCGCCCGGCCCGCGTCGGCCAGGTCGTCCTGCACTGGCAGGACGCGTACGCGACCCGCTACCGCGTCCAGGTCTCGGCCGACGGCCGCACCTGGCGGACCGCGGCGACGGTCCGCGAGGGCCGCGGCGGCCGCGAGACGGTTCGCTTCGACGCCCCCGGCACCCGTTACCTCCGCATCCAGGGCGAGGAGCGCGCGACGAAGTACGGCTACTCGTTGTACGCGGTGGAGGCGTACGCGGTCGCGGAGACCGCCCGGCCACCGGCTGCGCGGAAGGGCGCGCCTGCGGCCGGCGACGCGGCAGGCCGCCCGGGCGGGGCCGGGGCGGCGCGGTAG
- a CDS encoding HNH endonuclease codes for MPHVLVLNASYEPLGVVPLRRALVLVLENKAVCLEESGAFMHSATRAIAAPSVVRLKRFVRVPYRGPVPLTRKALFARDGGRCMYCGGVATSVDHVVPRSRGGKHAWDNVVAACRRCNHVKADRHLRELGWRLHQPPAPPSGLAWRIIGTGHRDPRWLPYLQPYGADDALARIDGISA; via the coding sequence GTGCCGCATGTCCTGGTCCTCAACGCGTCGTACGAGCCCCTCGGCGTCGTACCGCTCCGCCGCGCGCTCGTACTCGTCCTCGAGAACAAGGCCGTGTGCCTCGAGGAGTCCGGCGCCTTCATGCACAGCGCTACCCGAGCCATCGCAGCCCCCAGTGTCGTGCGGCTGAAGCGGTTCGTGCGGGTCCCCTACAGGGGGCCCGTTCCTCTGACCCGCAAGGCGCTCTTCGCCCGTGACGGAGGGCGCTGCATGTACTGCGGGGGCGTCGCAACCAGCGTCGACCACGTGGTCCCGCGCAGCCGCGGCGGCAAGCACGCCTGGGACAACGTGGTGGCCGCGTGCCGCCGCTGCAACCACGTCAAGGCCGACCGGCACCTGCGCGAGCTGGGCTGGCGGCTGCACCAGCCGCCGGCGCCGCCGTCGGGGCTCGCGTGGCGGATCATCGGCACGGGGCACCGGGATCCGCGCTGGCTGCCCTACCTGCAACCATACGGCGCGGATGACGCACTGGCCCGGATCGACGGCATCTCAGCCTGA